One Zymoseptoria tritici IPO323 chromosome 3, whole genome shotgun sequence genomic region harbors:
- a CDS encoding CTP synthase — protein MKYVLVSGGVISGVGKGIIASSAGLLLKTMGLKVSSIKIDPYINVDAGLMNPREHGEVYVLDDGGEVDLDLGNYERYLNITLTRQNNITLGKIYERVIWKERNGKYLGKTVQVVPHVTGEIEDWIERVAKVPVDDTGEEPDVCIVELGGTVGDIESMAFVEALAELRRKCGRDNFMQIHVSYVPVVHGEQKTKPTQMAIKAVRSAGLIPDLIACRCEKPLEAGAIDKIARFCQVTTAEVLAVRDMPSTYQVPILLHEQNLVSLMTSTLRLDDLPRSPALQKKGIRIWETWKQLTLGLEHIRDELEIVLVGKYLDQPDAYCSVIKSLEHSAMFCRKKLKVLNVDAEALEKHTSKSDPAAFHKAWHQVCTAAGILIPGGFGGRGTEGMVAAANWARENKTPYLGVCLGMQIAVIEYARNVCNIPLPVATSYEFDGADKDRIIIDMPEHNPGEMGATMRLGIKPTFWQPGSETSKLRALYGHGESISERHRHRYEVNPDYIPQLEEAGLAFIGKDSTGVRMEVIELKDHPWFVGVQYHPEYLSRVLEPSKPYLGFIAASAGMLDEVLERSRDKSGRSSPNGDLYDDARRVNGGAKEKVVI, from the exons ATGAAGTATGTTCTGGTATCTGGAG GTGTGATCAGCGGCGTCGGGAAGGGCATCATTG CCTCATCCGCAGGCCTGCTCCTCAAAACCATGGGCCTCAAGGTCTCTAGCATCAAGATCGATCCTTACATCAACGTCGACGCTGGTCTGATGAACCCACGCGAACACGGTGAAGTCTACGTTctcgacgacggcggcgaAGTGGACCTCGATTTGGGCAATTACGAGCGCTATCTCAACATCACCCTGACTCGACAGAACAACATCACGCTGGGCAAGATTTACGAGAGGGTCATTTGGAAAGAGAGGAACGGAAAGTATTTGGGTAAAACAGTGCAAGTGGTGCCGCACGTCACAGGAGAGATTGAGGATTGGATTGAGAGGGTTGCAAAGGTGCCGGTGGACGACACTGGTGAGGAGCCGGATGTGTGCATTGTGGAGTTGGGAGGCACCGTTGGAGATATCGAGAGCATGGCATTCGTCGAGGCATTGGCAGAATTGAGGAGAAAATGCGGCAGGGACAACTTCATGCAAATCCACGTTTCGTACGTGCCGGTGGTGCATGGCGAGCAAAAGACGAAACCAACACAGATGGCCATCAAAGCCGTGCGCTCGGCTGGTCTGATCCCAGATCTCATCGCATGCCGATGCGAGAAACCTCTCGAAGCCGGCGCCATCGACAAGATCGCCCGTTTCTGTCAAGTCACGACAGCAGAAGTCCTGGCCGTCCGCGACATGCCTTCGACGTACCAAGTTccgatcctcctccacgagcAAAATCTCGTCTCCCTCATGACCTCCACACTCCGACTGGACGACCTCCCTCGCAGCCCTGCTCTCCAGAAGAAGGGAATCCGGATTTGGGAGACCTGGAAGCAACTCACCCTCGGTCTCGAACACATCCGCGACGAACTCGAAATCGTGCTTGTGGGCAAATACCTCGATCAACCGGATGCTTACTGTTCTGTCATCAAATCACTCGAACACTCGGCCATGTTCTGTCGGAAGAAGCTCAAGGTGCTGAACGTGGACGCTGAAGCGCTGGAGAAGCACACGTCAAAATCCGATCCGGCTGCCTTCCACAAAGCATGGCACCAAGTTTGCACCGCTGCGGGCATCCTCATCCCCGGAGGTTTTGGCGGAAGAGGCACGGAAGGCATGGTTGCTGCAGCGAACTGGGCCCGTGAGAACAAGACGCCCTACCTCGGCGTCTGTCTAGGAATGCAGATCGCAGTCATCGAATACGCCCGCAATGTCTGCAACATTCCCTTGCCTGTCGCCACTTCGTACGAATTCGATGGCGCGGACAAGGACcgcatcatcatcgacatgCCAGAGCACAATCCTGGTGAGATGGGCGCCACGATGCGATTGGGTATCAAACCAACATTCTGGCAACCCGGCTCAGAAACTTCAAAACTCCGCGCGCTCTACGGTCACGGAGAATCGATCTCCGAACGCCATCGTCACCGGTACGAAGTCAACCCGGACTACATTCCGCAACTCGAGGAAGCCGGTCTTGCGTTCATCGGCAAGGACTCAACCGGCGTGAGGATGGAAGTCATCGAACTGAAGGACCATCCGTGGTTCGTCGGCGTGCAATACCACCCCGAGTACCTTTCAAGAGTGCTGGAGCCAAGTAAGCCGTATCTGGGTTTCATTGCGGCGAGCGCGGGCATGCTCGACGAGGTGTTGGAGAGGAGTCGGGACAAGAGTGGGAGGAGTAGTCCGAATGGAGATCTTTATGACGATGCGCGGAGGGTCAATGGTGGCGCTAAGGAGAAGGTGGTGATTTAG